The Lysinibacter cavernae genome has a window encoding:
- a CDS encoding sugar phosphate isomerase/epimerase family protein, translating to MVQPVTSLQLYTLREALEHDLAATIARVAEIGFTAVEPYRFVDRADEFAAALTQHSLNAPSGHAPLLSENQNDIFEAAAKLGIGTVIDPFVPEEQWTTRSGIEQIAAGLNAAAAVGATHGISVGYHNHWWEVETIVDDRRSIEVLTDFLDPSVVLEIDTYWAQVAGADVPQLLRDLGSRVTFIHIKDGPATREPKDQVALGQGVLPLHEILAAAGSLTAQVVELDDTRGDMFTAVADSYAYLNQIGVK from the coding sequence ATGGTTCAGCCCGTCACTTCACTCCAGCTGTACACGCTGCGAGAAGCCCTCGAACACGATCTTGCCGCAACGATTGCGCGCGTTGCCGAGATCGGATTCACCGCAGTGGAGCCGTACCGGTTTGTTGACCGGGCCGATGAATTTGCTGCCGCGCTCACGCAGCACAGCCTGAACGCACCAAGCGGGCATGCGCCCCTGCTCTCCGAGAACCAAAACGACATCTTCGAGGCGGCCGCCAAGCTCGGCATCGGAACCGTCATCGACCCGTTTGTCCCAGAAGAGCAATGGACAACTCGATCGGGCATCGAGCAGATCGCTGCCGGTCTCAACGCCGCCGCAGCCGTTGGTGCAACGCACGGTATCTCGGTTGGTTACCACAACCACTGGTGGGAGGTCGAGACGATCGTAGACGACCGCCGCTCAATCGAGGTGCTCACCGATTTCCTTGACCCCTCGGTTGTGCTTGAAATTGATACCTATTGGGCGCAGGTTGCGGGGGCAGATGTCCCACAACTGCTCCGAGACCTTGGCAGTCGCGTGACCTTCATTCACATCAAAGACGGCCCAGCGACGCGCGAACCAAAAGATCAGGTTGCGCTTGGCCAGGGAGTGCTCCCGCTTCACGAGATCTTGGCGGCGGCCGGCTCCCTTACTGCGCAGGTCGTTGAACTCGACGACACCAGGGGCGACATGTTCACCGCGGTTGCCGACAGCTACGCATACCTCAATCAGATTGGGGTGAAGTAA
- a CDS encoding ROK family transcriptional regulator, with protein MLTQVGISPSQSGAGDLLHTMHDGIARTKAEIISLTGLARSTVTARIEQLLELGLLREHTTGVSTGGRPPVQYLFNEQAGVIIGVELGATHGIVALTNLAHTTLGTERTAINIADGPETVLDWVLASIASLLGASGVDPASLMGIGIGVPGPVEFSSGRPFSPPIMPGWDRFDIPTYLQRTFDVPVLVDNDVNILALGEHATEWTHASDFIYVKVATGIGAGIIVGGQLQRGAQGSAGDIGHVPVPYSADSLREPTDERDLEGIASGTAIAEHLTRNGVPARNSKDVVELVRANSPEAIAATRQAGRELGETLSWIVSLLNPSVIAIGGSISHAGEHLLAGVREVVYKRSTPLATQRLTIVQANTGELAGAVGATILVTQRILSPEYVDSLVAQLS; from the coding sequence ATGCTGACACAGGTGGGGATCTCCCCAAGCCAATCCGGTGCCGGAGACCTGCTCCACACCATGCACGACGGTATCGCGCGCACCAAAGCGGAAATCATTTCCCTCACAGGGCTCGCTCGCTCAACCGTCACGGCTCGCATCGAGCAGTTGCTCGAACTTGGGTTGCTTCGAGAGCACACCACCGGCGTCTCAACTGGTGGACGCCCACCGGTGCAGTACCTGTTCAACGAGCAAGCCGGAGTCATCATCGGGGTTGAACTCGGCGCGACCCACGGCATCGTTGCCCTCACCAACCTCGCACACACCACCCTCGGCACCGAACGGACAGCGATCAACATCGCAGACGGGCCAGAGACCGTCCTCGATTGGGTTCTCGCCTCGATCGCTTCCCTCCTCGGGGCTTCCGGCGTTGACCCGGCGTCGCTCATGGGCATCGGGATCGGCGTGCCTGGTCCGGTTGAGTTCTCAAGCGGGCGCCCCTTCAGCCCGCCGATCATGCCTGGCTGGGACCGATTCGATATCCCCACCTACCTTCAGCGGACGTTTGACGTACCCGTGCTTGTTGATAATGACGTGAACATCCTTGCGCTCGGCGAACACGCAACGGAGTGGACCCACGCGAGCGATTTCATTTATGTCAAGGTTGCAACCGGAATTGGCGCAGGCATCATCGTCGGCGGCCAACTGCAACGGGGAGCCCAGGGGTCTGCTGGCGATATCGGGCACGTGCCGGTTCCATACAGCGCCGATTCGCTGCGCGAGCCAACCGATGAACGCGACCTCGAAGGCATTGCGAGCGGTACGGCGATCGCGGAGCACCTGACCCGAAACGGCGTTCCCGCCCGAAACTCCAAAGACGTGGTTGAGCTGGTTCGCGCGAACTCGCCAGAGGCGATCGCGGCTACTCGCCAGGCCGGACGCGAGCTCGGAGAAACGCTTTCGTGGATCGTCAGCCTCCTCAACCCCTCAGTAATCGCCATCGGCGGCAGCATCTCCCATGCGGGGGAACACCTGCTCGCCGGCGTCAGGGAAGTTGTCTATAAGCGCTCGACGCCGCTCGCCACCCAGCGACTCACCATTGTTCAGGCCAACACCGGCGAACTTGCCGGCGCGGTTGGCGCAACAATACTGGTGACCCAGCGCATCCTCTCCCCCGAATATGTGGATTCCCTCGTTGCGCAGCTGAGCTAG
- a CDS encoding sigma-70 family RNA polymerase sigma factor: protein MTDQGNADERKQRAEPGGNTPADFVDDAALLAAYRDGDSSALETLYERLYGMAVAHARRYATHGLEAEDIVSEAFAKVINAIHGGKGPTASLWWYLVTAMKSVALRPNADAAQSVAVEPDTLEFLSVPQDVPLGDAVMHPAVVDAFNHLPKRWQEVIWYREIEGLSLNEVGEALGMNRNAVGALLNRARTGLRTGYLSALASDNAPEECRPFTAMLPAYVANDLNEPLKRRGLEAHLERCEVCTTNRAELSNATTRLSGAIIAGVPALFVLPHASLVASGTEAAGSIFGHGAVSARAIGWSVASFAAAATMVTAIVLTSGNAGADPSVWQDETSSVPSVTTVVRQSEQSTPPGQQGDGTPTESRGERASAPVAGEPDRLMLWEAPTSGGVCKMFFEPAHDGAMAFFEQTTTGTGACSVEVSRPGGFAVTLDSSAGLQLVHASTAAEYRFAVTTDVAEAETFVFRTVESDLN, encoded by the coding sequence ATGACGGATCAGGGTAACGCTGACGAAAGGAAGCAACGGGCAGAGCCTGGCGGGAACACGCCAGCCGATTTTGTTGACGACGCTGCGCTCCTTGCCGCGTATCGTGACGGAGACTCGTCAGCACTAGAGACGCTCTACGAGCGGCTCTATGGCATGGCTGTTGCCCATGCGAGGCGCTACGCTACGCATGGGCTTGAGGCCGAAGACATCGTTTCCGAGGCGTTTGCCAAGGTCATCAACGCCATCCACGGTGGAAAAGGACCAACGGCGTCCCTGTGGTGGTACCTTGTCACCGCGATGAAAAGCGTTGCGCTCAGGCCAAACGCCGATGCCGCTCAATCGGTTGCCGTTGAGCCAGACACCCTTGAGTTTCTCTCGGTGCCGCAGGACGTACCGCTTGGCGACGCCGTCATGCATCCTGCCGTTGTTGACGCCTTCAACCACTTGCCAAAACGCTGGCAGGAAGTGATCTGGTATCGGGAGATCGAGGGCCTGTCGCTCAACGAGGTTGGCGAGGCGCTCGGCATGAATCGAAACGCGGTCGGCGCCCTGCTCAACCGTGCCCGCACGGGGCTGCGCACCGGGTATCTCAGCGCCCTCGCGTCGGACAATGCGCCGGAGGAGTGCCGTCCGTTTACCGCGATGCTCCCAGCCTACGTCGCAAACGATCTGAACGAGCCGCTCAAGCGACGCGGGCTAGAGGCACACCTTGAGCGCTGTGAGGTCTGCACTACGAACCGCGCGGAGCTTTCGAACGCAACAACTCGGCTTTCTGGCGCAATCATCGCCGGGGTTCCGGCGCTCTTTGTCCTTCCGCACGCGTCGCTCGTGGCATCAGGTACCGAGGCTGCTGGTTCGATATTTGGTCATGGCGCCGTGAGCGCGAGGGCCATCGGATGGTCGGTTGCGTCGTTTGCTGCCGCGGCGACAATGGTTACCGCCATCGTGTTGACCTCAGGCAATGCGGGCGCCGATCCCTCAGTTTGGCAAGACGAAACCAGTTCCGTCCCCTCCGTGACAACGGTGGTGCGGCAGTCAGAGCAGTCAACGCCTCCTGGACAGCAGGGTGACGGTACACCAACGGAGTCGCGTGGTGAGCGTGCATCTGCGCCGGTTGCTGGTGAGCCGGATCGCCTGATGCTGTGGGAAGCGCCAACCAGCGGCGGCGTCTGCAAAATGTTCTTTGAGCCTGCGCACGACGGCGCAATGGCGTTCTTTGAACAAACAACAACAGGAACTGGGGCGTGCTCTGTTGAGGTTTCGCGCCCTGGCGGGTTTGCTGTCACTCTCGATTCTTCAGCTGGGCTCCAGTTGGTGCACGCATCGACCGCGGCTGAGTATCGTTTTGCTGTGACCACCGACGTGGCCGAGGCCGAAACCTTCGTGTTTCGTACCGTTGAATCGGATCTGAACTAG
- a CDS encoding Ig-like domain-containing protein: MALAMGLIGVLLGSSVGTGLQTANAAVGAVSDFGVSVSFDGTGPFDADDAAGHDSSANNGIVRSNDQVEYLLASSYSAKGDISYSSTLPVGMEWDSTATAASVCNVAGSLSADKRTWTCVRNVDTGTESFKVRAWVTSAGNGSVVAPVFAAAALSTTAPGVTVSAEAKTEMRVFGSSATYPVTHLGQPGVRQDIHVLVGATLPAAGNFKGYEATQTSFSFRVSVPEGAIPTNGYVTRGAGTVSVTQPGGPGNDLVVTVAGTRGDFMEVVTAPETSADYRTSVQPVITVWTPFDPTVPVNETVSLWNIVSGFDPVSTSGASNFGDGYAPGQNPDYVCPANTSYAAQLACLRQPILRTETSDLRGTNGGAWANRGTYLFGDRHGYTQGEEILVPGQLFDALAGMRNAPSAGAAVHNSWGVMTWDPALFTLDSTPKGMFAGYRGTIDALYNHAATVYVAAADQRIEYTDHAFADDSERKTTDPASVRWVSDPAQLVGGFSSVSGIRYTYLSDLEPNTAVGLVAPLRRSDSAVSRSLLKGANVPWFWQFGSDETPRTDSNYNGQSVSVTGGSVRAADALIRSTAVWESASSAPGQVSTLTVTPIVVGPVGSMTAGVARDTTIRVTMSSVCAEPVWDAVVELPGYASHVPGDAGADGIACTPDDGTPASILFNLGDVTAPSGAAGPGIFQGHATALPAIAIPVLQSVQTPSGTIHTATTVVRSSSDMSVESYENTTGATASQKAQDRTEVSTIVVNGVAAFEGSKTAVTRVPGFADPDEEMKYVISWGNGTSDPVGVGTFVDLLPYNGDSRGTTGLPASGFTVIEASASTANPAVMGGVRVEFTTEPSEQIATELARTNNSDGATGVSWQMGEIPSNATALRFVTDRPISPGYTGSATITLKASGLAVGGSLMNDMYGKTAPVNGDENSVKRIIAAAKVTLASSAGAIMGSVFEDTDYDGVLTVSDPTFASGAMSLRLSSPLATYLLDISALGTFEVPAMVPGEYTASIVAPGWDWVSPDTITAELGVELTGLDILFRKAIASPVAVNDEGSVSRGSTVVVDAKANDTWTSPPVVGTETTAGITTPAAYGAATMDASGSVTYVASAAWPAAFAGQRVYTDTLAYTVTNYLGVTAEATVTITVFALPEAMADTATIPANTATAVDVLANDSGSGIALSGTPSSSEPGVSITYRGDELSVDARGYEWAADETELTVDVSYEIRDSFGKLSGTVATVTVVRAPVVSDDADEVPSGGTVTFAPDILNPSTVAADGCVVSSQPAAGTVILDPKGHAVFDAAGVDAGTYTFELTVTDSFGQQTTATYTVTVYAGLAGVDDAFTVASTFETVIDPLANDDGEGLTLTSLAGNAILDRGIVTYVPDPNRSWGDGEQSYEDLVTYVVTDGRGLTATQTITLTVIRAPQGLDRHLTVTPDVERIAFDPIGEAKGTNIQMLEDSSLHAEPAHGTVTFENGFATYVPTPGFAGEDSFTVELRDALGQTAIVTYSVTVEAKLPITPPTASEQPGPGHEHTTEPSADSSAPTAPETQKGLAVTGSEEPILGWSLLFVCVGGLLLIARRVVRLPEKGKRPTE; the protein is encoded by the coding sequence GTGGCACTCGCCATGGGACTTATTGGCGTCTTGCTCGGTTCGTCCGTTGGCACCGGACTTCAAACAGCCAACGCTGCGGTAGGGGCCGTCAGCGATTTTGGCGTTTCCGTCAGCTTTGATGGCACGGGGCCGTTTGACGCGGATGACGCAGCCGGCCACGACAGTTCAGCAAATAACGGCATCGTGCGATCGAACGATCAGGTTGAGTACCTGCTTGCCTCGTCGTATTCGGCCAAAGGCGACATCTCATACAGCTCAACGCTGCCGGTCGGCATGGAGTGGGACAGCACCGCAACAGCCGCGAGCGTGTGCAACGTTGCCGGCTCGCTGAGCGCCGATAAGCGGACGTGGACGTGCGTGCGTAACGTTGACACCGGGACAGAATCATTCAAGGTACGCGCATGGGTGACCTCGGCTGGAAACGGTTCCGTCGTCGCTCCAGTATTTGCTGCAGCGGCCCTGTCCACAACCGCGCCCGGCGTGACGGTTTCGGCCGAGGCGAAGACCGAGATGCGGGTGTTCGGCTCCTCCGCCACATATCCTGTCACGCATCTTGGGCAACCCGGTGTGCGGCAAGATATCCATGTGCTGGTTGGTGCCACGTTGCCGGCGGCTGGCAATTTCAAAGGATACGAAGCAACCCAAACTTCGTTTTCGTTCAGAGTGTCTGTTCCCGAAGGAGCTATTCCCACGAACGGCTATGTGACAAGGGGCGCTGGCACGGTATCCGTGACGCAGCCTGGCGGACCAGGAAACGACCTCGTTGTGACGGTTGCCGGAACCCGGGGCGATTTTATGGAGGTTGTCACGGCACCGGAGACTTCTGCTGATTACCGGACCAGCGTCCAGCCTGTAATTACGGTGTGGACGCCCTTTGATCCCACCGTTCCTGTGAATGAGACTGTTTCATTATGGAACATAGTTTCTGGTTTTGACCCGGTTTCAACGAGTGGGGCATCGAACTTTGGAGATGGATATGCTCCTGGACAGAATCCCGACTACGTCTGTCCTGCCAATACTTCCTATGCAGCTCAGCTTGCCTGTCTCAGGCAGCCCATTCTGCGAACGGAAACGAGTGACTTGCGTGGAACAAACGGCGGTGCTTGGGCAAATCGAGGCACCTATCTTTTCGGTGATCGGCATGGTTACACTCAGGGCGAAGAGATTCTTGTCCCTGGTCAACTATTTGATGCGCTCGCGGGAATGAGAAATGCACCGTCTGCAGGTGCGGCGGTGCATAACTCGTGGGGCGTTATGACATGGGACCCTGCACTTTTCACCCTTGATAGCACGCCGAAAGGTATGTTTGCGGGGTATCGAGGAACGATTGATGCGCTATATAACCACGCTGCGACCGTGTATGTCGCGGCTGCCGACCAACGGATTGAATATACTGACCATGCGTTCGCCGATGACTCGGAAAGAAAGACAACTGATCCAGCATCCGTTCGCTGGGTAAGCGATCCTGCTCAGCTTGTTGGGGGATTTTCTTCCGTGTCCGGTATCCGCTACACCTATTTGTCGGACCTTGAGCCAAACACAGCCGTTGGACTTGTAGCCCCGCTTCGTCGAAGTGATTCTGCCGTATCGAGGAGTCTTCTCAAGGGTGCAAATGTGCCGTGGTTTTGGCAGTTTGGTTCTGACGAAACTCCACGCACAGATTCGAACTACAACGGTCAGTCGGTGAGCGTCACTGGCGGTAGCGTTCGCGCTGCGGACGCACTCATCAGATCAACAGCCGTGTGGGAGAGTGCATCTTCCGCTCCAGGGCAGGTGAGTACTCTAACGGTTACGCCGATAGTGGTCGGTCCCGTTGGGTCGATGACCGCCGGTGTCGCCCGCGATACAACCATTCGGGTGACGATGTCCTCCGTCTGCGCCGAGCCGGTTTGGGATGCGGTGGTCGAGCTGCCCGGTTATGCCTCGCACGTTCCAGGCGACGCCGGCGCTGACGGGATAGCCTGCACACCCGACGACGGCACCCCCGCCAGTATTCTCTTCAACCTTGGCGACGTGACAGCACCGAGTGGGGCCGCAGGGCCTGGTATCTTCCAGGGCCATGCAACCGCGTTGCCCGCAATCGCTATTCCCGTCCTTCAGTCGGTACAGACCCCGTCAGGAACCATCCACACGGCGACGACCGTCGTGAGGTCGTCAAGTGATATGTCGGTTGAATCATACGAAAACACAACGGGAGCAACTGCGTCGCAAAAGGCCCAGGACCGCACAGAAGTCTCCACAATTGTGGTCAACGGCGTTGCCGCATTTGAGGGAAGCAAAACCGCGGTCACACGAGTTCCTGGATTTGCCGATCCAGACGAAGAAATGAAATATGTCATCTCCTGGGGGAACGGAACCTCCGACCCCGTTGGCGTAGGAACCTTTGTTGACCTCCTGCCGTATAACGGAGATTCGCGCGGGACAACGGGTTTGCCGGCATCCGGGTTTACCGTGATTGAGGCGTCCGCCTCGACCGCAAACCCGGCCGTGATGGGTGGCGTTCGTGTTGAGTTCACGACGGAGCCGTCGGAGCAGATCGCAACCGAACTTGCCAGAACCAATAATTCGGACGGGGCAACCGGCGTCAGCTGGCAGATGGGTGAGATTCCCTCAAACGCGACGGCCCTTCGGTTTGTGACCGATCGTCCGATCAGCCCCGGCTACACGGGTTCAGCAACCATCACGCTGAAGGCGTCAGGTCTGGCCGTTGGCGGTTCGCTCATGAACGACATGTACGGAAAAACCGCGCCCGTAAACGGCGATGAGAACTCGGTCAAGCGCATTATCGCCGCAGCGAAGGTGACTCTTGCCTCGTCCGCAGGGGCGATTATGGGAAGCGTATTTGAGGACACCGATTACGACGGTGTACTTACCGTGTCTGACCCAACGTTTGCCAGCGGGGCAATGTCGCTGCGACTCTCGAGCCCACTCGCGACATACCTGCTGGATATCAGCGCGCTTGGCACCTTTGAGGTTCCCGCGATGGTGCCTGGCGAATACACCGCGTCGATTGTTGCGCCCGGATGGGATTGGGTCTCGCCAGACACGATTACCGCCGAGCTCGGCGTCGAGTTGACGGGTCTCGATATTCTGTTCCGCAAGGCGATCGCTTCGCCGGTTGCCGTGAATGACGAGGGGAGCGTTTCGCGCGGTTCAACCGTGGTTGTGGATGCCAAAGCCAACGACACCTGGACCTCCCCTCCCGTGGTCGGCACAGAAACGACGGCCGGCATCACCACACCGGCCGCCTACGGAGCCGCCACAATGGATGCCAGCGGCTCGGTGACCTACGTGGCCTCTGCGGCCTGGCCAGCGGCATTTGCCGGTCAGCGTGTGTACACCGACACCCTGGCGTATACCGTGACGAATTATCTCGGCGTGACCGCAGAGGCAACGGTGACGATCACGGTGTTTGCCCTTCCGGAAGCGATGGCGGATACCGCAACGATTCCGGCAAATACCGCGACTGCCGTTGACGTGCTTGCAAACGACTCAGGCTCAGGCATTGCGCTGAGCGGCACCCCGTCGTCTTCGGAGCCAGGAGTGAGCATTACCTATCGCGGTGATGAGCTGAGCGTTGACGCGAGAGGCTACGAATGGGCAGCAGATGAGACCGAGCTGACAGTCGACGTGAGCTACGAGATCCGTGATTCCTTTGGGAAACTGAGCGGCACAGTTGCAACCGTGACGGTTGTGCGCGCCCCCGTCGTCTCTGACGATGCCGACGAGGTCCCCTCTGGCGGCACCGTGACGTTCGCGCCGGACATCCTCAATCCCTCGACGGTTGCCGCTGACGGATGTGTCGTGTCGAGTCAACCAGCGGCGGGGACCGTCATTCTTGATCCTAAGGGGCACGCCGTGTTTGACGCTGCCGGTGTTGACGCTGGAACCTACACCTTTGAGCTGACGGTGACCGATAGTTTTGGTCAGCAGACGACGGCGACCTACACGGTCACCGTGTACGCGGGGCTTGCCGGGGTTGACGACGCATTTACCGTCGCCTCGACCTTTGAGACTGTTATCGACCCCCTCGCGAACGACGACGGTGAGGGGCTGACGCTCACCTCCCTTGCAGGGAACGCGATCCTCGACCGCGGAATTGTCACCTACGTTCCAGACCCCAATCGTTCGTGGGGCGACGGCGAGCAGAGCTACGAAGACCTCGTCACCTACGTGGTAACTGACGGCAGGGGGCTGACCGCGACGCAGACGATCACGCTCACAGTGATTCGTGCTCCGCAGGGGCTCGACCGGCACCTGACGGTGACCCCCGACGTTGAGCGCATCGCTTTTGACCCCATCGGTGAAGCGAAGGGCACCAACATCCAGATGCTTGAGGACTCGTCGCTCCACGCGGAGCCAGCACACGGAACGGTGACGTTCGAGAACGGGTTTGCGACCTACGTGCCGACTCCAGGTTTTGCCGGTGAAGACAGCTTCACGGTTGAACTGAGGGACGCTCTCGGTCAGACCGCCATCGTCACCTACAGTGTGACGGTCGAGGCCAAACTGCCCATCACGCCCCCGACAGCCTCAGAACAGCCAGGCCCTGGCCACGAACACACAACGGAACCGTCTGCTGACTCATCTGCGCCGACCGCACCTGAGACGCAGAAGGGCCTTGCGGTGACCGGAAGCGAGGAACCCATCCTCGGTTGGTCGCTGCTGTTTGTATGTGTCGGTGGTCTGCTGCTCATCGCTCGGCGCGTCGTGCGGCTGCCGGAGAAGGGGAAACGGCCAACGGAATGA
- a CDS encoding VIT1/CCC1 transporter family protein, with protein sequence MSTETVNASQHPHEPHREGIAQRLNWLRAGVLGANDGIVSVAAIVVGVAGATTASGPIITAGVAGLVGGAISMALGEYVSVSSQSDSERALIEKERQELRDMPEEELAELTGIYEAKGLSPETAQAVARELTAHNALEAHLSAELNINESDVVSPWHAAGASALAFTVGGILPFLSILLPPEGLRVPITFVVVLLALALTGAIAAKIGDSPAHKSVLRVVIGGAIALGATFAIGSLLGTSGAV encoded by the coding sequence ATGTCGACTGAAACCGTGAACGCGTCGCAGCATCCGCACGAACCCCACAGGGAAGGAATCGCCCAGCGACTCAACTGGCTCCGCGCCGGCGTGCTCGGGGCAAACGACGGTATCGTCTCGGTCGCTGCGATTGTTGTTGGCGTTGCGGGCGCGACAACGGCATCTGGGCCGATCATCACCGCAGGGGTCGCCGGGCTCGTTGGCGGGGCAATCTCGATGGCGCTCGGCGAATACGTTTCGGTGAGCAGCCAGAGTGACAGCGAGCGGGCGCTCATCGAAAAAGAGCGTCAAGAGCTCCGCGATATGCCAGAGGAAGAACTTGCTGAGCTTACTGGTATCTACGAAGCAAAAGGCCTCTCGCCCGAAACAGCACAAGCCGTCGCCCGGGAGCTGACTGCGCATAACGCACTTGAAGCTCACCTTTCGGCGGAGCTCAACATCAACGAATCGGATGTCGTGAGCCCCTGGCACGCGGCTGGGGCCTCTGCCCTTGCGTTTACGGTTGGCGGGATTCTTCCATTTCTCTCGATCTTGCTGCCGCCAGAAGGTCTCCGCGTCCCGATAACCTTTGTGGTTGTGCTGCTTGCGCTCGCCCTGACCGGGGCTATCGCGGCGAAGATTGGCGACAGCCCAGCACATAAGTCGGTGCTTCGCGTTGTGATTGGCGGCGCAATAGCGCTTGGAGCAACCTTCGCGATCGGTAGCCTGCTCGGCACGTCAGGTGCCGTCTAA